One region of Anaeromyxobacter paludicola genomic DNA includes:
- a CDS encoding 6-bladed beta-propeller: MRRSGPGAAALALALLSGCAHAAARPIPEAPRPAWPAPPAAARLRWEGWVATRPLREPSWWERVLGAVTGTEPGGAAPVLRRPFGLAAEGDTLLVADPDGPSVLSVNWQSGTSSEIPCPSHPWEAPIAVAQDASGNRYVADGPAVFRITPEGECRKLPVALQRPTGLAVAASRLYVADPPAHAVVVLSLEGRELFRFGRRGEGEGEFNFPTGIAAQPGGTLAVVDALNFRIVRVTLEGSWLGSFGEAGDEEGQFGRPKGVAADGRGNLYVSDAQWDVVLVFDREGRFQYAAGEEGDGPGELRFPAGLAVSGDRLFVADALNRRLQQFQIVEGHS; this comes from the coding sequence ATGAGGCGGTCTGGCCCCGGCGCGGCGGCGCTCGCGCTCGCCCTGCTGTCCGGCTGCGCCCACGCGGCCGCACGGCCCATCCCGGAGGCGCCGCGGCCGGCCTGGCCCGCGCCCCCCGCGGCCGCGCGGCTGCGCTGGGAAGGCTGGGTCGCCACCCGCCCCTTGCGCGAACCCTCCTGGTGGGAGCGCGTGCTCGGCGCCGTCACCGGAACCGAGCCGGGCGGGGCGGCGCCCGTGCTCCGGCGACCGTTCGGCCTGGCGGCCGAAGGTGATACCCTGTTGGTAGCCGACCCCGATGGCCCGAGCGTCCTCAGCGTGAACTGGCAGAGCGGCACCTCCAGCGAGATCCCCTGTCCGAGCCACCCCTGGGAGGCCCCCATCGCGGTGGCCCAGGACGCGTCGGGGAACCGCTACGTCGCCGACGGGCCGGCGGTGTTCCGGATCACGCCCGAGGGCGAGTGCCGCAAGCTGCCGGTCGCGCTGCAGCGCCCCACCGGTCTCGCCGTCGCGGCGAGCCGGCTCTACGTCGCCGATCCGCCGGCCCATGCGGTGGTCGTCCTCTCGCTGGAGGGGCGTGAGCTGTTCCGGTTCGGCCGCCGGGGCGAGGGCGAGGGTGAGTTCAACTTCCCGACCGGCATCGCCGCCCAGCCCGGCGGGACCCTCGCGGTGGTGGACGCGCTGAACTTCCGGATCGTCCGGGTCACGCTGGAAGGCAGCTGGCTCGGCAGCTTCGGGGAGGCGGGCGACGAAGAGGGGCAGTTCGGTCGGCCGAAGGGGGTGGCCGCCGACGGGCGTGGCAACCTCTACGTCAGCGACGCCCAGTGGGACGTGGTGCTGGTCTTCGACCGCGAGGGGCGCTTCCAGTACGCCGCCGGCGAGGAGGGCGACGGGCCGGGCGAGCTGCGGTTCCCCGCCGGGCTCGCCGTCTCGGGCGACCGGCTGTTCGTCGCCGACGCCCTCAACCGCCGCCTGCAGCAGTTCCAGATCGTGGAGGGCCACTCATGA
- a CDS encoding coiled-coil domain-containing protein, with protein MSLRLVAATVLLASASAAWGSPFPARGGTTGLLDVPDAETLPAGQGLVGGELRLDRHPSGPPDIGPMPFSIVGGTGHGFDLGFSLREWGSPGDPHPSPLLFNTALKLHLTDATEGFPALAIDAVAERFNWHASGATHLIASTQETNRVRFAGFAGVAGLGRPGASGISAGLAASLSLNGKTELVAEGLTNPGGSLFGASVRYNLTPITGVSLGLSWLPQESGVRFSLGFGFASPTRSRRSVRQGPAKPAAASAAKGKPQGPVFLDDRPHFRMKLRGPGAADQDPRHLQYGLVVASTTAPVAAQQAAPSRSSVRQVTLSPDEQAGRDLDRRSEQLDARERRLATAEAGLNARDKEQATRVQELARREQKLAEKQKALDARERSVRPGTPSDRERQLVVSEGQFRNAEQDMQAQQQALRAISEAASQREVTARARDATLRAELQRLSSARAQETSSARLLELRRQLVFQRNAALSNVEELLAARYERQDAVERSLRVGSERLDSFEKRLGVHADRLALAEQRLAAASSLAAATVAPGAPKPPAGAPAAGVPAPSATAPLAAGRPKLQLGEPTRLELTQSQAAAAPVPAVDLGEATVLAGTAIYFADASAAMQDLDREALLGIARLARDGVTVLVRARARDEATLPEAARRADEVRAALVANGVQARAVVVQTSVRASTAHVDVVVSALRGGPAVSARQAKAAADLLTADAAGRRRLREALASHQADLDRCAAAADARATRGAIRLVVSADGILSQASADETIGGAKLATCLREAATGWILPPSAAPYRTELPATLVTGASR; from the coding sequence GTGTCCCTCCGGCTCGTCGCCGCTACCGTCCTGCTCGCGTCCGCCTCGGCCGCCTGGGGCAGCCCGTTCCCTGCGCGGGGCGGCACGACCGGCCTGCTCGACGTCCCGGACGCCGAGACGCTGCCGGCCGGACAGGGACTGGTCGGGGGTGAGCTACGGCTGGATCGGCATCCCTCGGGCCCGCCCGACATCGGCCCGATGCCCTTCTCCATCGTCGGCGGGACCGGGCACGGCTTCGACCTCGGCTTCTCGCTCCGCGAGTGGGGCAGCCCCGGCGACCCGCACCCCTCCCCGCTCCTCTTCAACACCGCCCTCAAGCTCCACCTGACCGACGCGACCGAGGGATTCCCGGCCCTCGCCATCGACGCGGTGGCCGAGCGCTTCAACTGGCACGCGAGCGGCGCCACCCACCTCATCGCCTCGACCCAGGAGACGAACCGGGTCCGCTTCGCCGGGTTCGCCGGCGTGGCCGGCCTCGGCCGCCCCGGCGCCAGCGGGATCTCCGCCGGCCTCGCCGCGTCGCTCTCCCTGAACGGCAAGACGGAGCTCGTCGCCGAGGGGCTCACCAATCCGGGCGGCTCGCTGTTCGGCGCGTCGGTGCGTTACAACCTCACCCCGATCACGGGCGTCTCGCTCGGCCTGTCCTGGCTGCCGCAGGAGAGCGGCGTCCGCTTCAGCCTCGGCTTCGGCTTCGCCTCGCCGACCCGCTCGCGCCGGAGCGTGCGGCAGGGGCCCGCCAAGCCGGCGGCCGCGAGCGCGGCCAAGGGCAAGCCCCAGGGTCCCGTGTTCCTCGACGATCGCCCGCACTTCCGCATGAAGCTGCGCGGGCCGGGCGCCGCAGACCAGGATCCGCGCCACCTCCAGTACGGCCTCGTGGTCGCCTCCACCACCGCGCCGGTCGCGGCGCAGCAGGCCGCGCCCTCCCGCAGCTCCGTCCGGCAGGTCACGCTCTCGCCGGATGAGCAGGCGGGGCGCGACCTCGATCGCCGCTCCGAGCAGCTCGACGCGCGCGAGCGCCGCCTCGCCACCGCCGAGGCCGGGCTGAACGCGCGCGACAAGGAGCAGGCGACGCGGGTCCAGGAGCTCGCCCGGCGCGAGCAGAAGCTCGCCGAGAAGCAGAAGGCCCTCGACGCCCGCGAGCGGAGCGTGCGCCCCGGGACGCCCAGTGACCGCGAGCGGCAGCTCGTCGTCAGCGAGGGCCAGTTCCGCAACGCCGAGCAGGACATGCAGGCGCAGCAGCAGGCCCTGCGCGCCATCTCCGAGGCGGCCTCCCAGCGCGAGGTCACGGCCCGCGCCCGGGACGCCACCCTGCGCGCCGAGCTGCAGCGGCTCTCGAGCGCTCGCGCGCAAGAGACCAGCTCCGCGCGCCTGCTGGAGCTCCGGCGGCAGCTCGTCTTCCAGCGCAACGCGGCCCTCTCGAACGTGGAGGAGCTGCTGGCGGCCCGCTACGAGCGGCAGGACGCGGTCGAGCGCTCCCTGCGGGTCGGGTCCGAGCGGCTCGACAGCTTCGAGAAGCGGCTCGGCGTGCACGCCGATCGCCTGGCGCTGGCCGAGCAGCGGCTCGCCGCCGCCAGCAGCCTCGCCGCCGCGACGGTCGCCCCGGGCGCCCCCAAGCCGCCGGCGGGCGCCCCCGCGGCGGGCGTCCCGGCCCCGAGCGCGACCGCCCCGCTGGCCGCCGGCCGCCCGAAGCTGCAGCTCGGCGAGCCCACGCGCCTCGAGCTCACGCAGAGCCAGGCCGCCGCGGCGCCCGTCCCGGCCGTCGATCTCGGCGAGGCGACCGTGCTCGCCGGCACGGCGATCTACTTCGCGGACGCCTCCGCCGCGATGCAGGACCTCGATCGCGAGGCCCTCCTGGGCATCGCCCGGCTGGCCCGCGACGGCGTGACCGTGCTGGTCCGCGCCCGGGCCCGCGACGAGGCCACGCTGCCCGAGGCCGCCCGGCGCGCCGACGAGGTCCGGGCGGCGCTGGTGGCGAACGGCGTGCAGGCCCGCGCGGTGGTGGTCCAGACCTCGGTCCGGGCGAGCACGGCCCACGTGGACGTCGTGGTCTCGGCGCTCCGCGGCGGTCCCGCCGTCTCGGCCCGCCAGGCGAAGGCCGCGGCCGACCTCCTCACCGCGGACGCCGCGGGGCGGCGCCGGCTGCGCGAGGCGCTCGCCTCGCACCAGGCCGACCTCGACCGCTGCGCGGCCGCCGCCGACGCCCGCGCCACCCGCGGCGCGATCCGGCTGGTGGTGTCGGCCGACGGCATCCTCTCCCAGGCCTCCGCGGACGAGACCATCGGCGGCGCGAAGCTCGCCACCTGCCTCCGCGAGGCGGCGACCGGCTGGATCCTCCCGCCGAGCGCGGCGCCCTACCGGACGGAGCTCCCGGCCACCCTCGTGACCGGGGCCAGCCGATGA
- a CDS encoding helix-turn-helix domain-containing protein, with protein MLRRTSIREIKGPGGALQVRPEDEAAADLAMLIEGETSGRPLPVVLAEFGRSRSTYYEKLRRFREQGLSGLLARPPGPRGPWRRPMAVVQFIVTARLKEPERSAAAIADDLARQGHAVSVRSVERTLSQFGLTRPPRTAPPRSPSPRD; from the coding sequence ATGCTCAGAAGAACTTCCATCCGCGAGATCAAGGGCCCCGGCGGCGCCCTCCAGGTCCGGCCGGAGGACGAGGCGGCCGCCGACCTGGCGATGCTCATCGAGGGCGAGACCAGCGGCCGCCCGCTCCCGGTGGTCCTGGCCGAGTTCGGCCGCTCGCGCAGCACCTACTACGAGAAGCTCCGGCGCTTCCGTGAGCAGGGACTGAGCGGGCTCCTGGCCCGGCCTCCCGGCCCGCGCGGCCCCTGGCGCCGCCCCATGGCCGTAGTCCAGTTCATCGTCACGGCGCGCCTGAAGGAGCCCGAGCGCAGCGCCGCCGCCATCGCCGACGACCTCGCGCGGCAAGGTCACGCCGTCTCGGTCCGCAGCGTCGAGCGGACCTTGAGCCAGTTCGGTCTCACCCGCCCGCCGCGCACCGCCCCCCCCCGCTCTCCCTCCCCGCGAGACTGA
- a CDS encoding cytochrome c3 family protein: MRNLLKFLAVVALVMPLAGQAQIKNSRHDLSSSNSTSGAVKATSVDQVCIFCHVPHNAQTTLALWNRKNPTSTYTWTDSINNGKTSQGTTLPTTAAQFSANGSLRCLSCHDGSIALGDVMNMGGSATTIAITDQASRTSGGKIVGTSPYDIGVGGDLRKNHPVGVPFPGQTGTTAPVGANQYYGATNTGCSTNSGGGCVNNGTAGKALPLYLNSGNALQIECASCHEPHNTANGTFLRASNAGSALCLTCHQK, translated from the coding sequence ATGCGTAATCTTCTGAAGTTTCTCGCGGTGGTCGCGCTGGTGATGCCGCTCGCCGGGCAGGCTCAGATCAAGAACAGCCGGCACGACCTCTCGTCCTCGAACTCCACCAGCGGCGCCGTGAAGGCGACCTCGGTCGACCAGGTCTGCATCTTCTGCCACGTTCCGCACAACGCGCAGACCACCCTGGCGCTCTGGAACCGCAAGAACCCGACCTCGACCTACACCTGGACCGACTCCATCAACAACGGCAAGACCTCGCAGGGCACCACCCTGCCGACCACCGCCGCTCAGTTCAGCGCGAACGGCTCCCTCCGCTGCCTCAGCTGCCATGACGGCTCGATCGCCCTCGGCGACGTCATGAACATGGGCGGCTCGGCGACCACCATCGCCATCACCGACCAGGCGAGCCGCACCAGCGGCGGCAAGATCGTCGGCACGAGCCCGTACGACATCGGCGTCGGCGGCGACCTCCGCAAGAACCACCCGGTCGGCGTGCCCTTCCCCGGCCAGACCGGCACCACCGCCCCGGTGGGCGCCAACCAGTACTACGGCGCCACCAACACCGGCTGCAGCACCAACAGCGGCGGCGGCTGCGTGAACAACGGCACGGCCGGCAAGGCCCTCCCGCTCTACCTGAACTCCGGCAACGCCCTCCAGATCGAGTGCGCCAGCTGCCACGAGCCGCACAACACGGCGAACGGCACGTTCCTCCGCGCCTCGAACGCCGGCAGCGCCCTCTGCCTCACCTGCCACCAGAAGTAA
- a CDS encoding NHL repeat-containing protein: MNQKIRLLPLLATFALACAAQQKKSEVVWPDPPEVARIKFVRAFRTNADLDDSGWAKFQRGVIGGDNSITLQQPMGLAISDDGKRIYVADYQGCSVVVADLEKKSLARFAPEDPFAFPFNVALDGEENVYVTEPTTRLVRVFNKAGKRLRAFGDKDLVRPTGLVIDRARKILYVADTAKVDSDLHRVLVYSLAGEKLREVGNGRGSDEGQFNFPSYLALDAQGNLYVGDTMNFRMQVFDAEGKFLRTYGQPGTGLGTFARIKGIDFDGFGNLYVADGEHSVVQIFNRDFQPLMYFGGYVNALEYFDIPSCLAVDRKTNRIYVCNEHYARVNVYDLINTKAEDSAAASEDGAGGPVTGGSAGAEPATGASAQAH, translated from the coding sequence ATGAACCAGAAGATCCGTCTCCTCCCCCTCCTCGCCACGTTCGCCCTCGCCTGCGCGGCGCAGCAGAAGAAGTCCGAGGTCGTCTGGCCCGACCCGCCCGAGGTGGCGCGCATCAAGTTCGTCCGGGCCTTCCGGACCAACGCCGATCTGGACGACTCGGGCTGGGCCAAGTTCCAGCGCGGCGTGATCGGCGGCGACAACAGCATCACCCTGCAGCAGCCGATGGGGCTCGCGATCTCGGACGACGGCAAGCGGATCTACGTCGCCGACTACCAGGGCTGCTCGGTCGTGGTCGCCGACCTCGAGAAGAAGTCCCTGGCCCGCTTCGCCCCCGAGGACCCGTTCGCCTTCCCGTTCAACGTGGCGCTCGACGGCGAGGAGAACGTCTACGTCACCGAGCCCACGACGCGGCTCGTCCGCGTCTTCAACAAGGCCGGCAAGCGGCTCCGGGCTTTCGGCGACAAGGACCTGGTGCGCCCCACCGGGCTCGTCATCGACCGCGCGCGCAAGATCCTCTACGTGGCGGACACGGCCAAGGTCGACTCGGACCTGCACCGCGTCCTCGTCTACTCCCTGGCCGGCGAGAAGCTGCGCGAGGTGGGCAACGGGAGAGGCAGCGACGAGGGCCAGTTCAACTTCCCGAGCTACCTCGCGCTCGACGCCCAGGGCAACCTGTACGTCGGCGACACCATGAACTTCCGGATGCAGGTGTTCGACGCGGAGGGGAAGTTCCTGCGGACCTACGGCCAGCCGGGCACCGGGCTCGGCACCTTCGCCCGCATCAAGGGCATCGACTTCGACGGGTTCGGCAACCTCTACGTCGCCGACGGCGAGCACTCGGTGGTCCAGATCTTCAACCGGGACTTCCAGCCGCTCATGTACTTCGGCGGCTACGTCAACGCGCTCGAGTACTTCGACATCCCGAGCTGCCTCGCCGTGGACCGGAAGACCAACCGCATCTACGTGTGCAACGAGCACTACGCCCGCGTGAACGTGTACGACCTCATCAACACCAAGGCCGAGGACTCCGCGGCGGCCTCCGAGGACGGCGCCGGCGGCCCGGTCACCGGCGGCAGCGCGGGCGCTGAGCCGGCGACGGGAGCGTCCGCCCAGGCCCATTGA